A single Methanobacterium sp. DNA region contains:
- the mcrD gene encoding methyl-coenzyme M reductase operon protein D, producing MDIEIFPHRLLSADTTEKLLNDLEDLKGVKRMVIQGQRLPPEEINPERQFITVKGEKIDLQVKTGRIMMEIEEEEIIEEVKKICDEILPFGYNIHVGTFIRKQKTVTDDIKYGEAVNDLPDDLVGLTDQNAQLSERTTIIKKKD from the coding sequence ATGGACATCGAAATATTTCCACACAGACTTTTAAGCGCTGATACTACTGAAAAGTTGTTGAACGACTTGGAAGATTTGAAAGGCGTAAAAAGAATGGTAATACAGGGACAAAGACTTCCTCCTGAAGAAATAAACCCTGAACGTCAATTTATCACTGTTAAAGGTGAAAAAATTGATTTGCAAGTGAAAACAGGGCGAATTATGATGGAAATTGAGGAAGAAGAAATCATTGAAGAAGTAAAGAAAATATGTGATGAAATTCTGCCATTTGGGTACAACATACACGTTGGAACTTTCATCAGAAAGCAGAAGACCGTCACCGACGACATTAAGTACGGAGAAGCAGTTAATGACCTACCTGACGACTTGGTTGGATTAACTGATCAAAATGCACAACTCAGCGAAAGAACAACAATTATCAAAAAGAAGGATTAA
- the mmp10 gene encoding methyl coenzyme M reductase-arginine methyltransferase Mmp10 (Mmp10 (methanogenesis marker protein 10) is a cobalamin-requiring radical SAM methyltransferase that creates the methylarginine modification to methyl coenzyme M reductase.), protein MQIIADVGGIPGKDCKGFCKYCYFRKVTGAEPLGCRSCLPGSFGCEQCTTGVRESKNEFVAPFMVINSVKTSLMLGNYQEDDLKINISGGGDVSCYPHLLDITSAFSQWKIPIHLGYTSGKGIDDPQMANDLMSHGVEEVTFTVFSTNPQLRKKWMGDKNPQASLDALKRFSEGCEVHAASVIIPGVNDGESLRKTCSDLEEWGAKAFIMMRFANFRNQGLILGNEPIISGLEPHSLQEFDELVRSINQEFNLRVTGTPVCDPENDTPFALAHDKDKEYLDILSEVTSEATILTGKVAKPFIEDIIQIIGASDLVNVVAADQDIGCLITQKDLEDLDLKELKETIIIPGRAFVHDKKAEKILCRDGIDRIVARGPDKLSVDGEMSSTLSKQDVLKTELIAFQDLIEAINFFGVRKK, encoded by the coding sequence ATGCAAATAATCGCAGATGTAGGTGGAATACCCGGTAAAGACTGTAAAGGTTTCTGCAAATATTGTTATTTTAGGAAAGTTACTGGGGCCGAACCACTAGGATGTAGATCATGTCTTCCAGGAAGTTTTGGTTGTGAACAATGCACTACTGGTGTGCGAGAATCCAAAAACGAATTTGTAGCCCCATTTATGGTTATAAACTCTGTTAAAACATCTTTAATGCTGGGAAATTACCAAGAAGATGATTTAAAAATTAACATCAGCGGTGGTGGTGATGTGAGCTGTTATCCTCACCTTTTGGATATTACTTCCGCATTTTCACAATGGAAAATTCCCATTCATCTTGGTTACACTAGTGGAAAGGGTATTGATGATCCACAGATGGCCAATGATTTAATGTCACATGGAGTTGAGGAAGTTACTTTCACAGTATTTTCAACCAATCCCCAGTTAAGAAAGAAATGGATGGGAGATAAAAACCCTCAAGCATCATTAGATGCATTGAAAAGATTTTCAGAAGGTTGTGAAGTTCACGCTGCCAGTGTTATTATTCCGGGTGTAAATGATGGTGAATCCCTTAGGAAGACTTGTTCTGACTTGGAAGAATGGGGTGCTAAAGCATTTATCATGATGAGATTTGCTAATTTCCGTAATCAAGGCCTTATACTTGGAAATGAACCAATAATCAGTGGTTTAGAGCCCCATAGCTTGCAAGAATTTGATGAATTGGTTCGCAGCATAAACCAGGAATTCAATCTCAGAGTAACTGGTACACCAGTATGTGACCCTGAAAATGATACCCCCTTTGCCCTTGCCCATGATAAAGACAAAGAATATCTTGATATATTATCAGAAGTCACTTCTGAAGCCACAATTTTAACTGGAAAAGTTGCTAAACCGTTTATTGAAGATATTATTCAGATTATTGGAGCATCAGACTTAGTAAACGTGGTTGCAGCTGATCAGGATATTGGTTGTCTTATTACTCAAAAAGATCTTGAAGATTTAGACTTGAAAGAACTGAAAGAAACTATAATCATCCCAGGAAGAGCCTTTGTTCATGATAAAAAAGCAGAAAAAATCCTTTGCAGGGATGGAATTGATCGTATTGTGGCTAGAGGTCCGGATAAACTCTCAGTTGATGGAGAGATGAGCAGTACGTTAAGTAAACAAGACGTGCTTAAAACGGAGCTAATTGCTTTCCAAGATCTCATTGAAGCTATAAACTTCTTTGGTGTAAGGAAAAAATAA
- a CDS encoding TIGR04014 family B12-binding domain/radical SAM domain-containing protein — MSHKPNITVLTPEFYSYGALLISGLIQRHGYNVNLQKGFEQKIEADIVFISLQSTIHLLNYQEEVENIDGFKIVGGPVTLSPELVLECLPVDLVVVGEGENTIYNIIKFFENNPNPSGSDFKHLSGVAFKDGDKTLVTGKGSLASLDKHLSMVPENISSENIRGANVYLETHRGCPGNCGFCGVPCFFGRKVRSRPLEDILKEVKHFLRNGAQRIAISGGTGSLYGSNKFKNVDDEAFVELLREISNLTGPKNLTIPDIRADLISDDIFEAINKYTNGWVFFGIESGSDRVLKRMKKGINVDQILEAVHMAREHNIKTAGSFIVAYPGEEEEDFQATVDLADELMLDDYFISIAEPIPGTDLGNEILNLSLEDNILFQKSQKYAKHDLSIAEERALDLMMESYIFRSYPVPMTQTLLKNLMDEVKSQGTHIKRVTELIKNPIKK, encoded by the coding sequence ATGAGCCATAAACCAAATATAACTGTTTTAACTCCTGAATTTTATAGTTACGGTGCTCTGTTAATATCAGGATTAATCCAAAGACATGGTTACAATGTGAACTTACAAAAAGGATTTGAACAGAAGATAGAAGCAGATATTGTTTTTATAAGTCTCCAATCAACGATTCATCTTTTGAACTATCAAGAAGAAGTGGAAAATATTGATGGGTTTAAGATAGTTGGGGGTCCAGTAACTCTTTCCCCTGAACTGGTCTTAGAGTGCTTACCTGTGGATCTGGTTGTAGTTGGTGAAGGTGAGAATACTATATATAATATTATAAAATTTTTTGAAAATAATCCCAATCCCAGTGGATCTGATTTTAAACACTTGTCAGGAGTGGCCTTTAAAGATGGAGATAAAACCCTTGTAACTGGTAAGGGTTCTCTGGCATCCTTAGATAAACATTTATCAATGGTTCCAGAGAATATTTCATCTGAAAATATCAGAGGAGCCAATGTTTACTTGGAAACCCATCGAGGTTGTCCTGGGAACTGTGGATTCTGTGGTGTTCCCTGTTTTTTCGGTAGAAAAGTGAGAAGTCGCCCTTTAGAAGACATTTTAAAAGAAGTTAAACATTTTTTAAGAAATGGCGCTCAACGGATAGCTATTAGTGGAGGCACTGGTTCTCTTTATGGTAGTAACAAATTTAAAAACGTGGATGATGAAGCATTTGTTGAACTTTTAAGAGAGATATCTAATCTTACTGGGCCTAAAAATCTTACAATACCTGATATTCGGGCAGACTTAATCAGCGACGATATTTTTGAGGCTATTAACAAATACACCAATGGATGGGTTTTCTTTGGAATTGAATCTGGCAGTGACCGAGTTCTTAAACGTATGAAAAAAGGCATAAATGTGGATCAGATACTAGAAGCAGTGCATATGGCTCGTGAACATAACATTAAAACTGCTGGTTCTTTCATAGTTGCCTATCCTGGTGAGGAAGAAGAAGACTTTCAAGCCACAGTTGACTTAGCTGATGAGTTAATGCTTGATGATTACTTCATCAGCATAGCTGAACCTATTCCTGGAACTGATTTGGGTAATGAAATACTGAATTTATCCTTGGAAGATAACATTCTATTTCAGAAAAGTCAAAAATATGCAAAACATGATTTAAGCATTGCAGAAGAGCGTGCGCTTGATTTGATGATGGAATCTTATATTTTTAGAAGTTATCCAGTTCCCATGACGCAAACCCTTCTTAAAAACCTAATGGACGAGGTTAAATCACAGGGAACGCATATAAAAAGAGTTACTGAATTGATTAAAAATCCAATAAAAAAGTGA
- the mtrD gene encoding tetrahydromethanopterin S-methyltransferase subunit D, which translates to MDPLLMIGAVTVAGVLIGGGVHFLPVGGAPAAIATATGVGTGTAMLAAGSAMTGLITAAAMTGSPLWLILAAGAVGSMLMIGITMLVGNWVYVWGVGTVPASAKVETDPLTKYNQEKYVTPGTEGHGIPTVCYVSGIIGGLLGGIGGGLAYWAMYESLIGITSFATPLKYAGVELVPAAMVAGIFALGLFFVNAVIASYNIGGTIEGFHDPKFKRIPKGALACLIASLVTGIIGVLIIKGGAF; encoded by the coding sequence ATGGACCCATTATTAATGATAGGCGCTGTAACAGTTGCAGGTGTCCTCATTGGTGGAGGTGTACACTTTTTACCAGTGGGCGGTGCTCCAGCAGCTATAGCAACAGCAACAGGTGTGGGAACAGGTACCGCAATGTTAGCAGCAGGTTCTGCTATGACTGGACTAATCACAGCCGCAGCCATGACTGGATCTCCACTATGGTTGATTCTGGCCGCAGGAGCTGTTGGTTCAATGCTCATGATCGGTATCACCATGCTGGTTGGTAACTGGGTATATGTGTGGGGTGTAGGAACTGTACCCGCATCAGCAAAAGTAGAAACTGACCCATTAACCAAATACAATCAAGAAAAATATGTAACCCCTGGAACTGAAGGACACGGAATACCCACTGTGTGTTATGTAAGCGGAATAATCGGCGGACTTTTAGGTGGGATCGGCGGTGGCCTAGCATACTGGGCAATGTACGAATCATTAATTGGCATAACATCCTTTGCCACTCCTTTGAAGTATGCAGGAGTTGAATTAGTTCCTGCTGCAATGGTTGCAGGAATATTTGCATTAGGACTGTTCTTTGTCAATGCTGTAATCGCTTCCTACAATATAGGAGGAACCATAGAAGGTTTCCATGACCCTAAGTTTAAGAGAATTCCTAAAGGTGCCTTGGCTTGTCTCATCGCATCCTTGGTAACCGGAATTATTGGGGTGTTAATTATCAAAGGAGGTGCTTTCTAA
- the mtrB gene encoding tetrahydromethanopterin S-methyltransferase subunit B, whose protein sequence is MEMLPLVQVVPEMNLTIDPSSGMVGAAVGGAVIVSMDGVNEQLNELEVAVEDLYTALDPTTVSAGSYPGREGAYLMAGTLTNIVYGFILGLVLLIALLL, encoded by the coding sequence ATGGAAATGTTACCATTAGTACAAGTAGTTCCTGAAATGAATCTAACCATTGACCCCAGTTCTGGTATGGTCGGTGCAGCTGTCGGCGGTGCCGTAATCGTATCCATGGACGGAGTTAACGAACAATTAAATGAATTAGAGGTTGCAGTAGAAGACTTATACACAGCCCTAGATCCAACTACCGTGTCTGCAGGATCTTATCCTGGAAGGGAAGGAGCCTACCTCATGGCAGGTACACTAACCAACATAGTTTATGGATTTATCTTAGGGCTTGTGCTACTGATAGCCCTATTGTTATAG
- the mcrC gene encoding methyl-coenzyme M reductase I operon protein C, with translation MIGKCTHVVDCRETMGMGEGGGIAQRGTFAECGNEVLAVAMSPGRRHITKPVCEITFALREANILTSTLVLNAGAGVPQDAPTAGGGSLFGLTPKEKEQIGRFKLVVVHLGGVRHHITYKARLILRHVNRPCIIICEYPVDFEDFAKIGVKTKAVMPEEPKTKGEIVDIISGVIRGETCPQEKLDEIIRKVRLALGGA, from the coding sequence ATGATAGGCAAATGTACCCACGTAGTTGATTGTAGAGAAACAATGGGAATGGGTGAAGGAGGCGGAATCGCCCAGCGAGGGACATTTGCAGAGTGTGGAAATGAAGTACTGGCCGTAGCAATGTCTCCTGGAAGGAGACACATAACTAAACCAGTATGCGAAATAACCTTTGCCCTGCGAGAAGCAAACATTCTGACCAGCACACTGGTCTTAAACGCAGGAGCAGGAGTGCCTCAGGACGCACCCACTGCCGGAGGAGGCAGTCTTTTCGGACTGACCCCAAAGGAAAAAGAACAAATTGGAAGGTTTAAACTTGTGGTAGTGCACTTGGGCGGGGTAAGACATCATATCACATACAAGGCCCGTCTGATTTTACGCCATGTAAATAGGCCCTGTATAATTATTTGTGAATACCCTGTGGACTTTGAGGATTTCGCCAAGATCGGTGTTAAAACCAAAGCAGTTATGCCCGAAGAACCAAAAACCAAAGGTGAAATTGTGGACATAATCAGCGGAGTTATAAGAGGAGAAACCTGTCCCCAAGAAAAATTGGATGAAATTATTAGAAAGGTGAGATTAGCATTAGGAGGTGCATGA
- the mtrE gene encoding tetrahydromethanopterin S-methyltransferase subunit E: MDPTSMITGLGIVALMGAAATIAGAAEDLESDVGSQSNPNSQVQLAPQMGNLHRMVNKAVSGEPVAFGTWAGIAGSVAFVLMGLIGQPIVSIAAGAAIAALVHTVYATTSHLGRIVSQSQFNQPLFLDVVTQHLGPIAGHGFIVSFCIVGLSYLMTLNLPGFAHPFALPFLAVLWGITIGAIGSSTGDVHYGAEREYQHYPFGGGIPVAIHGDITRKAELGARNSIDVVYFCAKFGGPVTGLCFGLIVFLSFWTTIVFGATGGVIAGIVIVLLLIYINNRIEVFARNKYGPYKE; encoded by the coding sequence ATGGACCCTACGAGTATGATAACAGGATTAGGCATTGTTGCTCTCATGGGCGCTGCCGCAACCATTGCTGGTGCCGCAGAGGACTTAGAGTCTGATGTAGGATCACAAAGTAACCCTAACTCTCAAGTGCAACTGGCACCTCAAATGGGTAACCTTCACCGGATGGTGAACAAAGCAGTTTCAGGTGAACCTGTAGCATTCGGTACATGGGCAGGAATAGCCGGTTCTGTAGCTTTTGTTCTTATGGGATTGATTGGACAACCAATCGTGTCAATAGCTGCCGGTGCAGCCATAGCAGCATTGGTGCACACGGTATATGCCACAACATCTCACTTAGGAAGGATTGTCAGTCAATCACAGTTTAATCAACCATTATTCTTAGATGTTGTTACCCAACACTTAGGACCCATAGCTGGTCATGGATTTATAGTATCTTTCTGTATTGTAGGATTATCATACCTAATGACATTAAATTTACCAGGATTCGCCCACCCATTTGCACTGCCATTTTTAGCAGTTTTATGGGGAATAACCATAGGTGCCATAGGTTCATCAACTGGAGACGTTCACTATGGTGCTGAAAGGGAATATCAACATTACCCATTTGGTGGAGGTATCCCAGTGGCTATTCACGGTGATATTACCAGAAAAGCAGAACTTGGTGCCAGAAACTCAATAGACGTAGTTTACTTCTGTGCCAAGTTTGGTGGACCTGTAACAGGTTTATGCTTTGGATTAATTGTGTTCCTCAGCTTCTGGACGACTATAGTCTTCGGAGCTACTGGAGGAGTCATTGCTGGTATAGTGATAGTCTTACTGTTAATATACATCAACAACCGAATCGAAGTATTTGCCAGAAACAAATACGGACCATACAAGGAGTAA
- the mcrG gene encoding coenzyme-B sulfoethylthiotransferase subunit gamma, protein MAQYYPGTSKVAENRRKFCDPNVELEKLREISDEDVVSILGHRAPGEEYPSVHPPLEEMDEPDDAIREMVEPLDGAKAGDRVRYIQFTDSMYFAPAQPFMRSRAYLCRYRGADAGTLSGRQIIETRERDLEKYSKELLETEFFDPARSGIRGKTVHGHSLRLDEDGMMFDMLRRLVYNKSTGKVDAVKNQIGDELDEPVDLGEPLDEATLKEKTTIYRKDGEAYRDDADAVEILHRIHVARSQGGFMPE, encoded by the coding sequence ATGGCACAATACTACCCCGGAACCAGTAAGGTAGCAGAAAACCGAAGAAAATTCTGCGACCCAAATGTAGAATTAGAAAAATTAAGGGAGATCTCCGACGAAGATGTAGTAAGCATATTAGGTCACAGAGCTCCTGGTGAAGAATACCCCAGTGTACACCCACCTCTAGAAGAGATGGATGAACCTGATGATGCCATCAGAGAAATGGTTGAACCATTAGACGGTGCAAAAGCCGGTGACCGAGTACGATACATCCAGTTTACCGACTCCATGTACTTTGCTCCAGCCCAACCATTCATGAGGTCCAGGGCTTACTTATGCAGATACAGAGGAGCTGATGCCGGTACACTATCCGGACGACAAATTATCGAAACCCGTGAAAGAGACTTGGAAAAGTACTCCAAAGAACTCTTAGAAACTGAATTCTTTGACCCAGCTCGATCCGGTATTAGGGGAAAAACTGTACACGGACACTCTCTAAGGCTCGATGAAGACGGTATGATGTTCGACATGTTACGACGTCTCGTCTACAACAAATCCACAGGAAAAGTCGATGCAGTTAAAAACCAGATTGGTGACGAACTAGACGAACCAGTGGACTTGGGAGAACCATTAGATGAAGCCACCCTTAAAGAAAAAACCACCATCTACCGTAAAGATGGTGAAGCATACAGAGACGATGCGGACGCAGTGGAAATACTGCATAGAATACACGTCGCAAGATCTCAAGGCGGATTCATGCCTGAATAG
- the mcrA gene encoding coenzyme-B sulfoethylthiotransferase subunit alpha translates to MADKLFIRALKEKFEEAPDEKSTSFYKFGGWKQSERKREFVEAGKEVAAKRGIPQYDPDVGTPLGQRVLMPYQVSTTDTFVEGDDLHFVNNAAMQQFWDDIRRTVIVGLNTAHNVIEKRLGKEVTPETITHYLETVNHAMPGAAVVQEHMVETHPMLTADSYVKVFTGNDEIADEIDQRYVLDINKEFPDHQADVLKAEVGDGMWTVVRIPTIVSRTCDGGTTSRWSAMQVGMSMISAYKQAAGEAATGDFAYAAKHAEVIHMGTYLPVRRARGENEPGGIAFGFLADICQSSRVNWEDPVRVALDVVASGAMLYDQIWLGSYMSGGVGFTQYATAAYTDNILDDYTYYGKEYVEDKFGGLCEAPNNMDTVLDVASEVTFYGLEQYEEFPALLEDQFGGSQRAAICAAASGCSTGFATGNAQTALSGWYLSMYLHKEQHSRLGFYGYDLQDQCGASNVFSIRGDEGLPLELRGANYPNYAMNVGHQGEYAGLSQAAHAARGDAFVLNPLVKIAFADENLAFDFKDVRAEFAKGALREFEPAGERALITPAK, encoded by the coding sequence ATGGCTGACAAATTGTTTATAAGAGCATTAAAAGAAAAGTTCGAGGAAGCCCCTGACGAAAAATCCACCAGTTTTTACAAATTTGGCGGATGGAAACAATCCGAAAGGAAAAGGGAATTCGTTGAAGCTGGTAAAGAAGTAGCAGCAAAACGTGGAATTCCTCAATATGACCCTGATGTGGGTACACCTCTAGGACAAAGGGTTTTAATGCCCTACCAAGTTTCTACAACTGACACATTTGTAGAAGGTGACGACCTTCACTTCGTAAACAACGCTGCAATGCAGCAGTTCTGGGATGATATCCGAAGAACTGTTATTGTGGGATTAAACACAGCACACAACGTTATCGAAAAAAGGTTAGGTAAAGAAGTTACCCCAGAAACCATCACTCACTACTTGGAAACAGTGAACCACGCAATGCCTGGTGCTGCTGTTGTCCAAGAACACATGGTGGAAACCCACCCTATGTTAACTGCTGACAGTTACGTGAAAGTGTTCACTGGAAACGACGAAATTGCTGATGAAATAGACCAAAGATACGTCCTGGACATCAACAAAGAGTTCCCAGACCACCAAGCTGACGTCCTCAAAGCAGAAGTGGGAGATGGAATGTGGACTGTGGTGCGAATACCAACTATTGTATCCCGAACATGTGATGGTGGTACCACCTCACGATGGTCTGCAATGCAAGTAGGTATGTCCATGATTTCTGCATACAAACAAGCTGCTGGTGAAGCCGCAACTGGTGACTTTGCATACGCAGCTAAACACGCAGAAGTTATCCACATGGGTACATATCTGCCTGTGCGAAGGGCTCGTGGGGAAAACGAACCCGGAGGAATTGCCTTCGGTTTCCTGGCTGATATCTGTCAATCCTCACGTGTAAACTGGGAAGACCCAGTCCGAGTAGCATTGGACGTAGTAGCCTCAGGAGCTATGTTATACGACCAGATCTGGCTAGGATCTTACATGTCTGGTGGTGTTGGATTCACCCAATACGCTACAGCTGCATACACTGACAACATCCTCGACGACTACACTTACTACGGTAAAGAATACGTTGAAGACAAATTTGGCGGATTATGCGAAGCACCAAACAACATGGATACTGTTCTGGATGTAGCATCCGAAGTAACCTTCTACGGTTTAGAACAGTACGAAGAATTCCCAGCACTACTTGAAGACCAGTTCGGTGGATCACAGAGAGCAGCCATCTGTGCTGCAGCATCTGGTTGTTCCACAGGATTTGCTACTGGAAACGCTCAGACTGCTCTAAGTGGATGGTACCTATCAATGTACCTGCACAAAGAACAGCACAGCCGACTTGGGTTCTATGGTTACGACCTGCAGGACCAGTGTGGAGCATCCAACGTATTCTCCATCCGTGGAGACGAAGGATTACCACTGGAACTACGTGGAGCTAACTACCCCAACTACGCCATGAACGTGGGTCACCAGGGCGAATACGCTGGTCTCTCTCAGGCTGCTCACGCTGCCCGTGGAGACGCTTTCGTTTTAAACCCACTGGTCAAAATCGCCTTTGCTGACGAAAACCTAGCATTCGACTTTAAAGATGTTAGAGCAGAGTTTGCTAAAGGTGCATTAAGAGAATTCGAACCAGCCGGAGAAAGAGCTCTAATTACCCCAGCCAAATAA
- the mcrB gene encoding coenzyme-B sulfoethylthiotransferase subunit beta — MAKFEDKVDLYDDRGNLVEAQVPIEALSPLRNPAIKSIVQGIKRTVAVNLEGTENALKSAKVGGPACKILGRELDLDIVGNADAIAAKAKAMIQVEDGDDTKVELLGGGKRALVQIPSTRFEAAAEYSATTLVTANAFIQAIIDVCDVNMYDANMVKAAILGRYPQSVEYMGGNLATMLDVPQKLEGPGYALRNILVNHVAAATLKNTLQTTALSSILEQSAMFEMGDAVGAFERMHLLGLAYQGMNADNMVFDLVKDNGAAGTVGSVIESTVERAKNDGVISVEKDLNGFSVYGTDDLAKWNAYAAAGLIAATMVNQGAARAAQGVSSTILYYNDILEFETGLPSVDFGRAEGVAVGFSFFSHSIYGGGGPGIFNGNHIVTRHSKGFAIPCVAAAMALDAGTQMFSPEATSGLIKEVFSQVDEFRQPLKYVNEAAAEIKNQV, encoded by the coding sequence ATGGCAAAGTTTGAAGATAAGGTCGACTTGTACGACGACAGAGGCAATCTAGTTGAAGCACAAGTCCCCATAGAAGCCCTAAGTCCATTGAGGAACCCTGCAATCAAATCGATTGTTCAAGGTATCAAAAGGACTGTAGCAGTGAACCTCGAAGGTACAGAAAATGCTTTGAAATCCGCAAAGGTTGGTGGACCTGCATGTAAGATCCTAGGACGAGAACTCGACCTGGACATAGTAGGAAACGCTGACGCAATTGCAGCAAAGGCAAAAGCAATGATACAAGTCGAGGACGGTGACGACACCAAAGTAGAACTGTTAGGTGGAGGAAAAAGGGCATTAGTCCAAATTCCATCAACCCGGTTTGAAGCTGCAGCTGAATACTCAGCTACGACACTGGTAACTGCAAATGCATTTATTCAAGCCATAATTGACGTATGTGACGTCAACATGTACGACGCCAACATGGTTAAAGCAGCTATTCTAGGAAGATACCCACAGTCTGTTGAATATATGGGTGGAAACTTAGCAACTATGTTAGATGTACCACAAAAACTAGAAGGCCCAGGTTACGCCCTGAGGAACATTCTGGTGAACCACGTGGCAGCTGCAACTCTGAAAAACACTCTGCAAACAACTGCTCTATCCAGCATTCTGGAACAATCGGCTATGTTTGAAATGGGTGACGCAGTAGGAGCATTTGAAAGAATGCACTTATTAGGACTGGCATATCAAGGAATGAACGCTGACAATATGGTGTTTGACTTGGTAAAAGACAACGGTGCCGCAGGTACAGTTGGATCAGTCATAGAATCTACTGTGGAAAGAGCCAAAAATGATGGTGTAATCAGTGTTGAAAAAGACTTGAATGGATTCAGCGTATACGGAACTGACGACCTAGCTAAATGGAACGCATATGCAGCTGCAGGATTAATAGCAGCCACCATGGTCAACCAAGGTGCTGCACGTGCTGCTCAAGGTGTGTCCTCAACAATTCTATACTACAACGACATTCTCGAATTCGAAACTGGATTACCAAGCGTAGACTTCGGTCGAGCTGAAGGTGTTGCAGTAGGATTCTCCTTCTTCAGCCACTCTATATACGGTGGTGGAGGTCCTGGTATCTTTAACGGTAACCACATCGTGACTCGACACAGTAAAGGTTTCGCCATACCATGTGTGGCAGCAGCCATGGCTTTAGACGCCGGTACCCAGATGTTCTCACCTGAAGCAACCTCCGGACTCATTAAAGAAGTGTTCAGTCAAGTGGACGAGTTCCGACAACCACTGAAATACGTGAATGAAGCAGCAGCGGAGATAAAAAACCAAGTCTAA
- the mtrC gene encoding tetrahydromethanopterin S-methyltransferase subunit C, with protein MSVAAGGGSESAVDPKITIGIGIIGGLIGVYLTPFHSVLGPLLASLGAVCAIIWGADAIARVASYGLGTGVPSIGYMSVAVGVIGVLSGLAGGVMLGNIYLGPILGVILSAIIGAVIAILGKKIVGMKIPVLLTGTMELTAASAISILGFSAAIAGGIGMAAIVSSVVATGFIALLFIMNTMAIQHPFNACLGPQENRVRTLKLAASTGFISMAVVGILGGLFTAKGAVIAIIGAIAWFITIKMFLEASKEEAASVAWSGMWPKEEEL; from the coding sequence ATGTCAGTAGCAGCAGGAGGAGGTAGTGAATCCGCAGTAGACCCTAAAATAACCATTGGTATTGGAATTATCGGTGGGTTAATCGGAGTATATTTAACACCATTTCACTCTGTTTTAGGACCTCTCTTAGCATCATTAGGAGCTGTCTGTGCCATAATTTGGGGTGCTGACGCCATAGCAAGAGTAGCCAGCTACGGTTTAGGTACCGGGGTACCCTCCATCGGATACATGTCCGTTGCAGTGGGAGTTATAGGTGTCTTATCCGGTCTAGCAGGTGGAGTAATGCTGGGTAATATTTACTTAGGACCTATTCTAGGAGTTATTCTATCTGCAATTATAGGCGCAGTAATTGCCATACTTGGTAAAAAAATAGTTGGAATGAAAATACCAGTCCTGTTAACAGGTACTATGGAACTCACCGCTGCATCTGCAATATCTATCCTTGGATTTTCAGCAGCCATTGCCGGAGGTATAGGCATGGCAGCTATAGTAAGCTCGGTAGTAGCAACTGGTTTCATTGCACTGCTCTTTATCATGAATACCATGGCTATTCAACACCCATTCAACGCTTGTTTAGGACCACAAGAAAACAGGGTAAGAACTCTAAAATTGGCTGCATCCACAGGTTTCATTTCTATGGCTGTAGTGGGCATATTAGGGGGATTATTCACTGCTAAAGGGGCAGTTATTGCCATTATTGGTGCTATAGCATGGTTTATAACCATAAAAATGTTCTTAGAAGCATCCAAAGAAGAAGCAGCATCTGTGGCATGGTCCGGAATGTGGCCTAAAGAGGAGGAACTCTAG